The following proteins are co-located in the Coleofasciculus sp. FACHB-T130 genome:
- a CDS encoding NAD(P)H-quinone oxidoreductase subunit H → MAKIETRTEPMVLNMGPHHPSMHGVLRLIVTLDGEDVVDCEPVIGYLHRGMEKIAENRTNIMYVPYVSRWDYAAGMFNEAVTVNAPEKLAGISVPKRASYIRVIMLELNRIANHLLWLGPFLADTGAQTPFFYIFREREMIYDLWEAATGYRMVNNNYFRIGGVAVDLPYGWVDKCLDFCDYFLPKVDEYERLITDNPIFRRRVEGVGTISREEAINWGLSGPMLRGSGVKWDLRKVDHYECYDDFDWQVHTETGGDCFARYLVRIREMRESVKIIYQAIKALPGGPYENLEAKRMAEGPKSEWNGFDYQYIGKKIAPTFKIPKGEHYVRVESGKGELGIYIIGDDNVFPWRWKIRAADFNNLQILPSLLKGVKLADIVVILGSIDIIMGSVDR, encoded by the coding sequence ATGGCAAAGATAGAAACTAGAACAGAACCGATGGTGCTGAACATGGGTCCGCACCATCCCTCCATGCACGGAGTGCTGCGACTCATCGTTACCCTGGATGGGGAAGATGTCGTGGATTGCGAACCCGTGATCGGCTACCTGCATCGCGGCATGGAAAAAATTGCCGAAAACCGCACCAACATCATGTACGTCCCCTACGTCAGCCGGTGGGACTATGCAGCGGGAATGTTTAACGAGGCTGTCACCGTTAATGCGCCGGAAAAACTAGCCGGTATCTCAGTTCCCAAACGCGCCAGCTACATCCGCGTCATCATGCTGGAATTGAACCGTATCGCCAATCACTTGCTGTGGTTAGGACCATTTTTGGCTGATACGGGCGCTCAGACTCCCTTCTTTTATATCTTCCGCGAACGGGAGATGATTTATGACCTGTGGGAAGCCGCCACTGGTTATCGGATGGTGAATAACAACTACTTCCGCATTGGGGGAGTTGCCGTTGATTTGCCCTACGGGTGGGTTGACAAGTGCTTAGACTTTTGCGACTACTTCCTGCCAAAAGTTGACGAATACGAGCGCTTGATTACAGACAACCCCATCTTCCGCCGTCGCGTGGAAGGCGTGGGCACCATCAGCCGCGAAGAAGCGATCAACTGGGGACTTTCTGGCCCGATGCTGCGGGGTTCTGGCGTCAAGTGGGACTTGCGGAAAGTTGACCACTACGAATGTTACGACGACTTCGACTGGCAAGTGCATACGGAAACTGGCGGTGATTGTTTTGCCCGCTACTTGGTGCGGATTCGAGAGATGCGCGAATCTGTCAAGATTATTTACCAAGCTATCAAAGCACTCCCCGGTGGTCCTTACGAGAACTTGGAAGCCAAGCGTATGGCAGAAGGGCCAAAATCCGAATGGAATGGCTTTGACTACCAGTACATTGGTAAGAAAATCGCTCCCACTTTTAAAATTCCTAAGGGCGAACATTACGTCCGTGTCGAGAGTGGGAAAGGTGAGCTAGGAATCTATATTATTGGCGATGATAATGTCTTCCCTTGGCGTTGGAAGATTCGTGCAGCCGATTTCAACAACCTGCAAATCCTCCCTAGTCTTCTCAAGGGTGTAAAACTCGCTGATATTGTGGTGATTTTGGGTAGCATCGATATCATCATGGGTTCTGTAGACCGCTAA
- a CDS encoding LuxR C-terminal-related transcriptional regulator, with the protein MISLQLLFEAISQVKEEQDLRSQLVPKIGEYFAAKRSGIFFFDQLLGDRKFQKVLNVVLSIEHNPVARYIAERHTPVHEGLVTSPKAWAIICPRPDHWHVMAGPIIDRGQLMGSVGCTREKSMPAFDAQDIADLSAICLHLSVWIASVRFAPSTVKDPILEPQHQPLNTHRLTSRELEIANLVALGRTNTEIGTELWITENSVKQALKRMFRKLEVSSRTEMVAQLFATQHAFPSAKPSPSNLALNAHQ; encoded by the coding sequence ATGATTTCCTTGCAGCTTTTATTTGAAGCCATCAGTCAGGTAAAAGAGGAACAAGACCTGCGATCGCAACTCGTGCCAAAAATTGGTGAGTACTTTGCTGCCAAGCGTTCGGGAATTTTTTTCTTCGACCAGCTTTTAGGCGACCGCAAGTTTCAAAAAGTGCTGAATGTTGTCTTATCCATTGAACATAATCCTGTGGCGCGTTACATAGCAGAGCGCCATACGCCTGTCCATGAAGGATTAGTGACATCCCCAAAAGCCTGGGCAATCATTTGTCCTCGTCCCGATCATTGGCACGTGATGGCAGGACCAATTATCGATCGGGGTCAATTAATGGGCTCAGTGGGTTGCACCCGTGAAAAATCAATGCCTGCCTTTGATGCCCAAGATATCGCTGATTTGAGTGCCATTTGTTTACATCTATCGGTTTGGATCGCCAGCGTGCGATTCGCGCCAAGCACAGTTAAAGACCCGATTTTGGAACCTCAGCACCAACCGTTGAACACCCATCGCTTAACGTCTCGTGAGTTGGAAATTGCCAACTTGGTGGCGCTGGGTCGAACCAACACAGAAATCGGAACTGAACTCTGGATTACCGAGAATTCTGTCAAGCAGGCTTTGAAGCGAATGTTCCGTAAGCTTGAGGTTTCGTCTCGTACAGAAATGGTTGCACAGCTTTTTGCGACACAACACGCTTTTCCAAGTGCAAAGCCATCTCCATCCAACTTGGCGCTGAACGCTCACCAATAA
- a CDS encoding HEAT repeat domain-containing protein: protein MVDWLLVWGVHTVAGFVFTEVLTPLAKGALEDYVKDFFKDSIKDFTRLFQKDTLQKAAGKALKEFLQLVQQELESADLSEEQLKPYTESLNKFINDASVKKILGSGFQYDCQAIDTKELSKIWYRLDLLSLPEDFDWGRIGKLYLKKVKAIIRESDDLRAIFDSKNIEAIQRNTKEIAGIPTEFDLQRYQEGLQERYGNLNLDSLDTSVYDYREKLKVWQIFLAQNVRECQEYLPQVYEIPKEHQKRLRESNQLEVDVDPQEWERYKEVYYQQPICSVLDIVNDSQTYPYIVILGDPGSGKSTLLQYIALNWARTPLNTIIEQPIPLLIELRTYIRNRDSGECKDFLEFFHKGCGIVCRLNQHELHGRLKAGKVLVMFDGLDEVFDPAKREEVITDIHRFTNDYPKARVIVTSRIIGYKPQRLRDAQFRPFMLQDLESDQIQDFINRWHELTFTDEADKVRKRERLQRAIETSSAIGELAGNPLLLTMMAILNRNQELPRDRPELYNQSSRLLLHQWDVEQKSLENPRVDSVTIDYKDKQAILRQVAYHMQASEKGLAGNLISADDLEKILTGYLKTIEVEQARTVARVLIEQLRHRNFILCFLGADYYAFVHRTFLEYFCASEFVWQFEKERSLSLEQLKTEVFGKHWQDESWHELLRLVTGMIDTKFAGEILDYLMAQKGDNEKFINLFLAAECLLEVRNRSLIAPTSDQLLNQMKGLTQYDLPYYYKSYGDEARLVREIRTQAISSVATTWKDHPDTLAWLKQRAQADNDPEVRYVAVHELARGWKDHLDTLAWLKQRAQADNDPEVRVAAMHELARGWKDDSDTLPMLKQRAQADDNWDVRVTAVHELARGWEDHPDTLPILKQRAQADGSEDVRYVVVEELARGWKDHPDTLPILKQRAQADGSEYVRCAAVQALTRGWKDEPGMFAFLCDRTLNDPFERKEDRQYNPRQTALEGIIKNYANHPQALTLLRDRSLNDPDQKVREFATEKLKNWSKSCE, encoded by the coding sequence ATGGTGGATTGGTTATTGGTCTGGGGAGTTCATACTGTTGCGGGATTTGTGTTTACAGAGGTGTTGACTCCCTTAGCCAAAGGAGCTTTAGAGGATTACGTTAAAGATTTTTTCAAAGACAGCATCAAGGATTTTACGCGATTATTCCAGAAAGATACCCTGCAAAAGGCAGCGGGTAAAGCTCTGAAGGAATTTTTGCAATTGGTGCAGCAAGAATTAGAAAGCGCTGACCTTTCTGAGGAACAATTGAAACCATACACTGAATCGTTAAACAAATTTATTAACGATGCTTCAGTGAAAAAAATACTAGGCAGTGGTTTTCAATATGACTGTCAAGCGATAGATACTAAGGAATTATCTAAAATTTGGTATCGCCTTGATTTGTTATCTTTACCAGAAGATTTTGATTGGGGACGGATTGGTAAGCTTTATCTTAAAAAGGTTAAAGCCATCATCCGGGAGTCGGATGATTTACGCGCTATCTTTGACTCAAAAAACATAGAAGCTATTCAACGAAACACTAAAGAAATTGCTGGAATTCCTACTGAATTTGACTTACAGCGATATCAGGAAGGACTACAAGAGCGATACGGCAATCTTAATTTAGATAGTTTAGATACGAGTGTTTACGACTATCGAGAAAAACTCAAAGTATGGCAAATTTTTCTAGCACAAAATGTGCGAGAGTGCCAGGAATATTTACCCCAAGTTTACGAGATTCCTAAAGAGCATCAAAAACGGCTAAGGGAGAGTAACCAACTCGAAGTAGATGTTGACCCCCAGGAGTGGGAACGATACAAAGAGGTTTATTATCAACAGCCAATTTGCTCAGTTCTGGATATTGTTAATGACTCTCAAACTTATCCTTATATTGTAATTTTGGGCGATCCGGGTTCGGGAAAATCTACGTTGTTGCAATACATCGCGTTGAATTGGGCGAGAACGCCTCTCAATACTATTATTGAACAGCCGATTCCGTTGCTGATTGAATTGCGGACTTATATTCGCAATCGGGACTCTGGAGAGTGCAAAGATTTTCTGGAGTTCTTTCATAAGGGCTGTGGAATTGTCTGTCGCCTCAATCAGCATGAACTCCACGGACGACTAAAAGCTGGCAAGGTTTTGGTGATGTTTGATGGGTTAGATGAGGTGTTCGATCCAGCGAAACGGGAGGAGGTTATTACTGATATTCATCGCTTTACAAATGATTATCCAAAGGCGCGGGTAATTGTCACTTCCCGCATTATTGGCTACAAACCGCAACGGTTGCGAGATGCCCAGTTTCGTCCCTTCATGCTGCAAGATTTAGAGTCAGACCAAATTCAGGATTTTATTAACCGATGGCATGAATTAACGTTCACTGATGAGGCTGATAAAGTTAGAAAGCGGGAGCGACTGCAAAGGGCAATTGAGACTTCTTCCGCAATTGGAGAACTGGCGGGAAATCCTCTGTTGCTGACAATGATGGCGATTTTAAACCGCAATCAAGAATTGCCAAGAGATAGACCAGAACTCTACAACCAATCCTCCCGGTTACTGCTGCATCAATGGGATGTGGAGCAGAAATCGTTAGAAAATCCGAGGGTAGATTCGGTAACGATTGACTATAAAGATAAGCAGGCGATACTGCGTCAGGTAGCCTACCACATGCAAGCTAGTGAAAAAGGTTTGGCTGGCAACTTGATTAGTGCAGATGATTTAGAAAAGATATTGACTGGTTATCTGAAAACTATAGAAGTTGAGCAAGCGAGAACGGTTGCTAGGGTACTAATTGAGCAACTGCGACATCGTAACTTTATTTTGTGCTTCTTGGGTGCTGATTACTATGCCTTTGTGCATCGGACATTTTTGGAATACTTTTGTGCTAGTGAGTTTGTTTGGCAATTTGAGAAGGAACGCAGTCTTTCATTGGAGCAGTTGAAAACTGAGGTTTTTGGCAAGCATTGGCAAGATGAGTCTTGGCATGAATTACTGCGCCTAGTTACGGGAATGATTGATACAAAATTCGCAGGCGAAATTCTAGATTATCTGATGGCGCAAAAAGGCGATAATGAAAAGTTTATCAATTTATTTTTAGCAGCCGAGTGCCTTTTAGAAGTGAGGAATCGCTCGTTGATTGCACCAACATCTGACCAACTCCTCAATCAGATGAAGGGCTTAACTCAGTATGACCTCCCTTACTATTACAAATCCTATGGAGATGAGGCACGCTTAGTTAGGGAAATTCGCACTCAAGCCATTTCATCTGTCGCCACAACTTGGAAAGATCATCCGGATACCTTAGCTTGGCTCAAACAACGGGCGCAAGCGGATAACGATCCGGAAGTGCGATATGTGGCGGTGCATGAATTAGCCCGTGGTTGGAAAGATCACCTGGATACCTTAGCTTGGCTCAAACAACGGGCGCAAGCGGATAACGATCCGGAAGTGCGAGTTGCAGCGATGCATGAATTAGCCCGTGGTTGGAAAGATGACTCAGATACCTTACCCATGCTTAAACAACGGGCGCAAGCGGATGACAATTGGGATGTGCGAGTTACAGCGGTGCATGAATTAGCCCGTGGTTGGGAAGATCACCCGGATACCTTACCCATACTCAAACAACGGGCGCAAGCAGATGGCAGTGAGGATGTGCGATATGTGGTGGTGGAAGAATTAGCCCGTGGTTGGAAAGATCACCCGGATACCTTACCTATCCTCAAACAACGGGCGCAAGCAGATGGCAGTGAGTATGTGCGATGTGCGGCGGTGCAAGCATTAACCCGTGGTTGGAAAGATGAACCTGGGATGTTTGCATTTTTGTGCGATCGCACCCTGAACGACCCCTTTGAGCGTAAGGAAGACAGGCAATACAACCCTCGGCAAACTGCACTTGAGGGAATTATCAAAAATTATGCTAACCATCCCCAGGCTTTAACTCTGTTGCGCGATCGCTCTCTCAATGACCCAGACCAGAAGGTGCGCGAGTTCGCTACAGAGAAACTAAAGAATTGGAGTAAAAGTTGCGAGTAG
- the cynS gene encoding cyanase — protein MTIPEITQILLAAKKEKGLSFADLEKVVGRDEVWIAAVIYRQASASEDEASKLIFALEVDQNYVKELTEYPLKGLGPVVPTDPLIYRFYEIMQVYGMPLKSVIHDKFGDGIMSAIDFTLDVEKEEDPKGDRVKIIMSGKFLSYKKW, from the coding sequence ATGACTATTCCTGAAATTACTCAAATACTTTTGGCTGCTAAAAAAGAAAAAGGGCTAAGTTTTGCTGATTTAGAAAAGGTTGTTGGACGCGACGAAGTCTGGATTGCAGCAGTAATTTATCGTCAAGCAAGTGCTTCTGAAGACGAGGCAAGCAAGCTTATCTTTGCCTTAGAAGTTGACCAAAATTATGTTAAAGAACTAACAGAATACCCGTTAAAAGGATTGGGGCCAGTTGTTCCTACTGACCCTCTGATTTATCGCTTTTATGAAATCATGCAAGTGTATGGAATGCCGCTAAAAAGCGTCATTCACGATAAGTTTGGGGACGGGATTATGAGCGCGATTGACTTTACTCTGGATGTGGAAAAAGAAGAAGATCCCAAAGGCGATCGCGTAAAAATTATTATGTCGGGCAAGTTCCTCTCCTACAAAAAGTGGTAG
- a CDS encoding DJ-1/PfpI family protein, producing the protein MTDSQKHIIGLVIYPGMTALDIVGPQQVFSALPNVQIHRIWKTLDPIETDDGMMILPDTTFDRCPPLDVLCVGGGLKQMALIDDPEILGFLRREGSTAKFITSVCGGSMFLAKAGLLQGYRAATHWMMREHLAALGVEVGTERVVIDRNRMTGGGVTAGIDFGLVVAKALCGEEAAKIAQLLMEYNPAPPFDAGSPEKAGPDLANKATSYAMGTLGLQVE; encoded by the coding sequence ATGACTGACTCGCAAAAGCACATTATTGGTTTGGTTATCTATCCCGGCATGACCGCACTTGATATTGTGGGACCCCAGCAAGTTTTTAGTGCGCTTCCCAATGTCCAGATTCATCGAATCTGGAAAACGCTAGACCCGATCGAAACCGATGACGGCATGATGATTTTGCCAGATACCACCTTTGACCGTTGCCCGCCCTTGGATGTGCTCTGTGTGGGCGGCGGCTTAAAACAGATGGCACTCATAGACGATCCAGAGATCCTTGGATTTCTGCGTCGGGAAGGAAGCACTGCAAAGTTTATTACCTCTGTGTGCGGCGGGTCTATGTTTTTGGCGAAGGCAGGACTGCTGCAAGGCTATCGAGCGGCGACTCACTGGATGATGCGGGAACACCTAGCCGCGTTGGGGGTTGAAGTCGGAACAGAGCGAGTCGTCATTGACCGAAATCGCATGACGGGGGGAGGGGTGACAGCAGGCATTGATTTTGGTCTCGTGGTTGCTAAAGCGCTTTGTGGTGAGGAAGCCGCCAAGATCGCTCAACTCTTGATGGAGTACAATCCAGCCCCACCCTTCGATGCTGGTTCACCCGAAAAAGCGGGGCCTGATTTAGCGAACAAGGCGACGTCATACGCGATGGGGACATTGGGTTTACAAGTAGAATAG
- a CDS encoding PCP reductase family protein, with product MANQPNAVEWTPEAEAKLKEIPFFVRPAARKKIEKFAQEAGQKIITVEVYQQAKQQFGQ from the coding sequence GTGGCGAACCAACCTAATGCCGTAGAGTGGACACCCGAAGCTGAAGCCAAGTTGAAAGAAATTCCCTTTTTTGTCCGTCCCGCCGCTCGGAAAAAGATCGAAAAATTTGCACAAGAAGCAGGGCAAAAAATAATAACGGTGGAAGTTTATCAGCAAGCTAAACAACAGTTTGGGCAGTAG